The Candidatus Eisenbacteria bacterium DNA window TTGTGTTTTCCCGCCGGTATTTACGAGGTCGGCGAGATCCTCGGCACGCGGCCCCCGCTTACTGCGCCCCCGTCGAATCCATTCGCCCCCTTACCGGAAGTGTCGATTCGCCGGCTGCCGAGCGGCCGTCCCTTACAATATCGCCCGAAAAGCCCCTCCCGGCAAGGGTTTTGCCGCGCCGGCGCCCGATTTTCCGTTGACACTCCTCCGCCGGGGATGTTAGTTTGCCTAGTCGAGGCCGACGCCGATTTTTTTTGTTCGGGCCGTTAGCTCAATTGGCAGAGCACCTGACTCTTAATCAGTAGGTTGAAGGTTCGATTCCTTCACGGCCCACCAAAACAACGCCCCCGCCGGGAGTCCGGTAGGGGCGTTCTTGCAATGAGTTGCACCACTCAGCGGTCTCCGCCGCCTCCCGTGAGGCGCGCCGCTTCCTTCCGAAGGGAATCCGCCTCCGCCCCCCTCCCCTGTGCGAGACGCACCTCCGCCAGATGGCCGAGCGTTTCCGCCCGGCTCCCCTCCTCTCCGCGCCCGAAGAGGGGGATCGCCTCCTCGAACGCTTCCGCCGCTTCCTCCATCTCCCCCTTCCGGAAAAGCGCCCAACCGAGGCTGTCCAGATAGAAGCGCCGCCTCCCCGGCTCGAGGCCGATCGCCCCCCGGATCAGATTCACCGCCCGGTCCAGGCGGATTCCCCTCTCCGCGTAGAGATAGCCGAGGGCGTTCCGCGTGAGGGGCACCCCCTCGTTCCGCCGGAAGGACTCCTCGAAGGCGGCGGTCGCCTCCTCCACGCGTCCCATGCGATACAGCGCGTCCCCCCGCAGGTAGTGCAGGTGCCAGGAGCGGTCGGCGCGCACCCCCAAGAAGCCGCTCATCGAGAGAAGCAGACCGGCACCGATCAGCGCGGCGCCGATCGCGGCCCCCCGCCGATGGGCGCGCAGGTCGCCGGCGAAACGGAAGAGACCGGCCGCGGCGGCGGCGGCGAGCACCGGCAGGAGGGGAAGACGGAAGCGCCCCACCACGAAGAAGAAGAGCGGCGGGAGGAGGACGGCGAGGGCGTAGAGGAGCAGGAGCCTTCCGCGACGCGTCCTCCGGAGCGTCCCGAATCCGGCGAGGCCGAGGGCGAAGAGGATTCCGAAGCCGAAGGGGAGAATACGTAGGGGGAGGCTCGTCTCGGCGACGGCGGCGGGATCGATGTTATCACTGATCTCGGCGTCGTTCACGAGATAGTAGGCGCGCCGAAGGGTGAGGGCGAGCGCGCCCCCCGGATCGGCGGCGATCCATCGAAGCCCCTCTCCCAGCCAATAGCGCGAAACCCGGGAGGGCCGGAGAGGCCCGCCCGCCTCCCTCTCGGCTATGGCGCGCGCCGCCCGCTCCGCCTCTCCCGGCTCGTTGGGGAGTTGCTGCGCGAGAGCGCTTCTGCCGTCGG harbors:
- a CDS encoding glycosyltransferase family 39 protein; amino-acid sequence: MSARRERGVRRTGGGGAWIDAGALLLVALAARVAYGLSLRGDILFDHPQVDARLFWEGARAILAGAGGEAVYYKPPLIIWLLAAMARLFGAEGAGGARMAFLILSSLAAPMTALLVRPALGRGRAVAAGIFVALYAPAVFYGGELLPASVVLLLNLGALLLLARAEERGGALLYGAAGLLIGLSALARPTILLFPLLLLVRYRRARRSAAALAAGVIVGILPATIHNAVGGDFVLVSSNGGVNFYLGNHAGADGRSALAQQLPNEPGEAERAARAIAEREAGGPLRPSRVSRYWLGEGLRWIAADPGGALALTLRRAYYLVNDAEISDNIDPAAVAETSLPLRILPFGFGILFALGLAGFGTLRRTRRGRLLLLYALAVLLPPLFFFVVGRFRLPLLPVLAAAAAAGLFRFAGDLRAHRRGAAIGAALIGAGLLLSMSGFLGVRADRSWHLHYLRGDALYRMGRVEEATAAFEESFRRNEGVPLTRNALGYLYAERGIRLDRAVNLIRGAIGLEPGRRRFYLDSLGWALFRKGEMEEAAEAFEEAIPLFGRGEEGSRAETLGHLAEVRLAQGRGAEADSLRKEAARLTGGGGDR